The sequence TGCCATGGGATCGGATTTCAGCGGCAGCAGATGGCCGTGCGGGCCGATGATCTCGAACTTGTAGTGATCGCCGGCCTTGGCATGCGGAATGAACAATTCCCAATAGCCGGCGCCGCGGACCCGCATCGGATGGCGCCGCCCGTCCCAGAAATTGAAATCGCCGACCACGGACACGCGCCGCGCATTCGGCGCCAGCACCACGAAGCCGATGCCGTCGATGCCTTCGAGCCGCATCGGATGCGCGCCGAGCTTGTCATAGAGGCGCTGATGGGTGCCTTCGCCGAGCAGATAGAGGTCGAAATCGGTCAGGATCGGCGGAAAGCGGTAGGCGTCCTCGAACTCGACGACGTTGTCGCCGAACTTCGCGCGCAGCTGATAATGCTTCGCGCCGTTGGGCAGCGCGCCGATGAACAGGCCGGCATCGTGGACACGATCGAGCGGCGCGACCTCGCCGTGGTCGCCGACCGCCTCGACATTGGAGGCTTCGGGCAGGAACGCGCGCACCACGCTCCTGCCGCCCTCGGGATGCAGCCCGAGATAATGGAAGGGATCGGAGTGGCGGCCTTCGATGATCGCGTAGGCTTCTGCGGGCAGTTTAGGCATGGGCTTCGCTCTCGGCACTGGACAGAATGCGAAGCAGTCCGGTCAGCGGCGCGTGGAGCCCCTCAGGCCGGTGGGACAGCTCGTACTCTACTTTGTCGAACGCTTGATCAAGCAGGAAAAACCTTAACAGGCCTTCCGCGGATTGCGCATCTTCCGGCCACAGCCGGCGATCCGTCATGGCTTCGCGATAGGCGGTGAGGAACGTCGCGGTGGCGCGCTCGCGCCATTCGTCGAGCGCGGCCGTGAGCCGGCCCTGCTCGTCGGAAGCGCCCGTGAGCGCCCGGTTCAGCGCGGTGTTAACCGAAAGATCAATCGAGTGGATCAGGCCGGCGACATCGCGCGCGGCAGGCAGCTTGCGCCGCTTGTCGGCCAGCGGCAGACGCGGATCGCCGTCGAAATCGATGATGAAGATGTCATCCTTCACGATCAGAGTTTGCCCGAGGCGGAAGTCGCCATGATGACGGATGTTCAACCCGCCGATCCCGGAACGCAAGAGCGCATTCAGCAGGTCGGGCAAGCCGCTGCGTGCCGCGACGAGCCGGTCGATCAGCGGCCGGTCCGCCTCCCGCAGGCCGTCGCGGCTCTCGGTGAGGCGCTCGAACAGCCGCTCGGCACGCGCCGTGAGGTCGGACACCCAGCGCTTGATATCTGCGGAGGCGATCGGCGCCGGGGCGAGATCATCGGGCTTGGCCGCGGCCAGCACGACATGCAGCTCGCCCAGTCGCCGGCCGATCTGCGACATGAAGTGCAGATAGGGCGCTTGTTCCTGGGTCTCGCGCAGCGTTTCGCCCGGCGGCAGGACGCGCTGCTCGTCGATATAGCGGTCGAGATATCCCGCGGTCACGGACCAGCCGTCGCCCTGGTTCTCGACAAAGGCGTGCAGCACGCCGAGCGCGCTACGCTGGTTGCCCTCGACCAGCTCGACGCTGCCGAGCAGCGCCGGCGTATTGGCGAAGCGGGCAACTTCCGTGAGATAGTGGCCGATCTCGATTTCGGGACTGGTCCCGCTTTCGAGCCGGCGGTAGATCTTGGCGACGTACTGGTTGTCGACCAGGGCGGTGCTGTTCGACTGCTCGATCGCGCGGATGCGCTCGGGCTCCTTGATGATGTATTCGGCGAACCGGCTGGTGGCCTTGAACTCAAGCCGCAGATTGTTCTCCTCCACCACAAGGTTCTGCGACAGATTGCGCAGGAACAGGCCGATGAAGATCTGCTCGGTCGCAACGTCGAGCAGCGTGCCTTCGCGCGCGCCCTGGCGCACGGCGGCGAGCGCCCTGGGATTGAAGCGCTCGCGGTCGAACCGCACCCACTCGATCTGCAACGGGATCACGTAGCGTCTCGCCTTGTCCCCCTGCCTGGCCTCGAAGAAAGCGATCCAGGGCCGGTTGTCGCCGATGTCGCAGAACGGCACTGCCGAGGTCAGCGCGGTCTTGATGTTCTTGGGATTGTGCTCGGGGAACCATCGCGTTCGTGACAAGAATCCCGGCAGCACATCGCGTTCGAACACGCCGCGCTCACGCGCGAGCGATACCCAGTTCGAATTGACGGGGACGACCAGGGTCTCGAACTCCGGCACCGCGCGCGGGATCACCGGCTCCGACTTGTCGCGCTCCTGCAGCTGGAACCAGTAGAAGCCGTAAGGGCCCAGCGTGATCATGTAGGGCAGCTCGCCGATCGGGGGGAAGCGCGTGCGTCCCAGCATCTCCTGCGGGATGCGGTCCTTCCACGGCGACAGGTCGAGCTCGGTGGCCTGGGCTGCGCGCGACAAATTGGCCACGCATAGGATCACCTCGTCGCGGTATTGCCGGACATAGGCCAGCACGGCGCGGTTGGCCGGGCGGATGAAGGTCATGGTGCCGCGGCCGAAGGCGAGGGTCGACTTGCGAACCGAGATCAGCCGTTTGGTGGCGCTGAGCAGCGAGGACAGGCTGCGCGACTGCGCTTCGACGTTGACCGATTCGTAACCGTAGACGGGATCCATGATCAGCGGCGCATAGAGCCGGGCGGGATCGCAGCGCGAGAAGCCGCCGTTGCGGTCCGGGCTCCACTGCATCGGCGTGCGCACGCCGTTGCGGTCGCCGAGATAGATGTTGTCGCCCATCCCGATCTCGTCACCGTAATAGATGATCGGCGTGCCCGGGAACGACAGCAGCAGCGAGTTCATCAGCTCGATCTTGCGGCGGTCATTGTCCATCAGCGGCGCAAGCCGACGGCGGATGCCGACATTGATGCGCGCGCGGGGATCATTAGCATAGGTGGTCCAGAGATAGTCGCGCTCGACGTCGGTGACCATCTCCAGCGTCAGCTCGTCATGGTTGCGCAGGAACAGCGCCCATTGGCAGCTCGCCGGGATATCCGGCGTCTGGCGCAGGATGTCGGTGATCGGGAAGCGGTCCTCCTGCGCGATCGCCATGTAGATGCGCGGCATCAGCGGGAAGTGATAGGCCATGTGGCACTCGTCGCCTTGGCCGAAATATTCCTGCACGTCCTCCGGCCATTGATTGGCCTCGGCCAGCAGCAGCTTGCCCTTGGAATACGCATCGAGCTCGCGGCGCAAGCGCTTGATCACCGCATGCGTCTCCGGCAGATTCTCGTTCGAGGTGCCCTCGCGCTCGCAGAGATAGGGAATGGCATCTAACCGGAAGCCGTCGACGCCGGCGTCCAGCCAGCGCTTCATCACCTGGATGATGGCGCTGACGACGCGCGGATTGTCGAAATTCAGGTCCGGCTGATGCGAGAAGAAGCGGTGCCAG comes from Bradyrhizobium diazoefficiens and encodes:
- the treS gene encoding maltose alpha-D-glucosyltransferase, with product MNVLSSVHTKKIEIAEVVDELWYKDAIIYQLHVKAFADSNNDGIGDFAGLTEKLPYLQDLGVTALWLLPFYPSPGRDDGYDIGDYGSVNPDFGTMKDFKRFIQEAQKRGLRVITELVVNHTSDQHKWFKRARRSPAGSSARNWYVWSDTDQKYQGTRIIFTDTEKSNWTWDPEAGAFYWHRFFSHQPDLNFDNPRVVSAIIQVMKRWLDAGVDGFRLDAIPYLCEREGTSNENLPETHAVIKRLRRELDAYSKGKLLLAEANQWPEDVQEYFGQGDECHMAYHFPLMPRIYMAIAQEDRFPITDILRQTPDIPASCQWALFLRNHDELTLEMVTDVERDYLWTTYANDPRARINVGIRRRLAPLMDNDRRKIELMNSLLLSFPGTPIIYYGDEIGMGDNIYLGDRNGVRTPMQWSPDRNGGFSRCDPARLYAPLIMDPVYGYESVNVEAQSRSLSSLLSATKRLISVRKSTLAFGRGTMTFIRPANRAVLAYVRQYRDEVILCVANLSRAAQATELDLSPWKDRIPQEMLGRTRFPPIGELPYMITLGPYGFYWFQLQERDKSEPVIPRAVPEFETLVVPVNSNWVSLARERGVFERDVLPGFLSRTRWFPEHNPKNIKTALTSAVPFCDIGDNRPWIAFFEARQGDKARRYVIPLQIEWVRFDRERFNPRALAAVRQGAREGTLLDVATEQIFIGLFLRNLSQNLVVEENNLRLEFKATSRFAEYIIKEPERIRAIEQSNSTALVDNQYVAKIYRRLESGTSPEIEIGHYLTEVARFANTPALLGSVELVEGNQRSALGVLHAFVENQGDGWSVTAGYLDRYIDEQRVLPPGETLRETQEQAPYLHFMSQIGRRLGELHVVLAAAKPDDLAPAPIASADIKRWVSDLTARAERLFERLTESRDGLREADRPLIDRLVAARSGLPDLLNALLRSGIGGLNIRHHGDFRLGQTLIVKDDIFIIDFDGDPRLPLADKRRKLPAARDVAGLIHSIDLSVNTALNRALTGASDEQGRLTAALDEWRERATATFLTAYREAMTDRRLWPEDAQSAEGLLRFFLLDQAFDKVEYELSHRPEGLHAPLTGLLRILSSAESEAHA